One Gopherus evgoodei ecotype Sinaloan lineage chromosome 1, rGopEvg1_v1.p, whole genome shotgun sequence genomic window, CCCCTGGGGAGGTCTCAGCTCCAAGTCAGGCTGCTACCCAGGCTCCTGGCATGGGCTGCCACCCGGGCTCCCCACAGGGAGCACGGCAGCCGACCAGACTCTGGTCAGATTCCTTCCGGTGGTGTCCACATCCAGTGAATTGAAAATCTGACACTATAAGCCACTGATTTATGGCTACAAATTCCATCCTTTTCCagacaaggaaaaacaaaaacaaacaacttccTCGTTTATAATTTAGACCTCTGCTAAGAAGTCCCTGCATTTGAGGCTTCTGAATCCATTGAGCTGATGTGAATTAGTTTTGCACAACCAGCTAGAGAAATTAAGTGTATTTGTTTTCCCCTCCAGGCCCTGGGACCCTGATATGCCCGATGATGTGGAAGAAATGAAGCTTATACTTCACATGTGGGTAGCTCTGTTTTATAGCAAACCAAACAAATTCCTAAGCAGTACGAGAAAGGTGGTAGAACACAGTAACCCTGAAAAATATGTATCAATAAACAGTAGTCTGGATGCATTTGAATTAAGTGATGACTGTGAAGGAACTTTGGATCTAGAAAAGTGCCCGGCAGACTCTCAGTCTGAGGCCAATCAGGCTTCCAGCACTACTCTGGATCCTTCTGAATTAAGCGATGACTGTGAAGGAGCTTTTGGCTTGGAAAAATGTCCTGCAGATTCTCAGTCTGAGGTCAATCAGGTTTCCAGCAGTATCCACAGCACAGTATCGTATTCCTCTGAGCAACTGCTTTCTTGTGATGAACCGTCATCCACGAGTTGCACAAAGACCTTTTCAAACGACGACTGCCGTGATTCTAGCAGCCCGCCTTTGAAGGATGGACCACAAGAGGTGATTATCGATGGATGCGTAGATATCATCCATGTGTTCAATAAGGTAAGATCATGGATTTCAGTTGGTACAGTAATGCAAGAAATACAACACTGGGAAGACACAGGGAGTGTTTGTAACAAGCACCTGCCTCTAAGGCCCATACTAAGTAATGTAAAAGGGACACAAGAGGGCTTGTTTCCCACACTAGTGACCCGTGCCCCTTCTGCTGGGTTCATAGACTACCAGTGTGCACAGGAGCTGGAGGTAGCTGTATCCATCCCTGTTAGGGGAATGTTATCACAACAGTGAAGCTTTTGATGGAGAGGAAGGTAACAGAGTGGGTAGGAGAAGTCCTGAAGGCTCTGAGCAtgtcctgcagctgggagctaATCATACGATAGATTCCACTGATTAGCAACCCCTCTGTTGCCAGCAAAAAGTTGCCATTATCCAGCAGTTGCTAATAAGTGGCAGGCAGGTTTGTACAGAAGCAGTCAGGGAAGGAAACACAGGGCTGAGCCTTCCCTGGCTgtagccctgcagcagcagcagggagctgcaggccagacagggccggtgcaatcatttaggcgaagggcgctaggatttgggggacgCCATTTTCTTCGGCCGTGACCGccgcggccggatcttcggccaccccggtcgccaccggcatttgagtggagggagctggggcaggggagcacggggagggccgcctgcagcaagtaagggggggtggcacacaggagaatcgctccctgccccagctcacccctgccctgtctcctcccctgagcacgccatcgcttcttcatttctcccgcctcccaggcttgcggcacctaagctgattggctccTCGAGCcttggaggtgggagaagtgaagcagcgatggcgggctcagggaggaggcggggcaggggtgagctggggcgaaggggtgcctcagggcggagggtggggggtggggagttgctGCAGGGGGGGAGGTGCCACGGCAGGGGgcgcgcctcagggcaggggctcggggacgggggagggcgcaaggtggaagttttgcctagggcgcgaaacatccttgcaccggccctgaggccAGATGCTGGGCTTTCTACGAGGAGCAGGGTGCTGGGTGCCTGCACCCTACCTCtccctgcattctccaccaatcagggcccagcccGTCCCAGCTCAGGGTGCAGCCTGGAGGGTGCAAGGAGAGGTACTCTGGTATCCAGGCTGCACCCTCCGCCCTTCCCCTTACCACTGCCCtgcccactgcctcccctcccagcctgcagccctccccacagccccgACCTCCGGTGTGGTTCCTGCATGCCAGCAGGTTTGCCGGGTGGCAGCCCACAAGGAAGTGCTGTGACAGGCTGAGCGCCAGCTGCAGGCAGGTTtgcgggggtggggcgggagGAGGGCAACCAGATCAGGCAtgtcccagcacttccttccctgactgcagctgcacaagcctggctgcagtgggggcattcttaaaaaaaaaaaaagttgctcatAAGCAGCATGCCGGTGCCAATATCCAAACTCCATTATCACTGATGTTCctgggatggggtcctgggggtgggtCCCAGCAATACGTTGCCATTAAGCAGAAGTTGCTAATGCCAGGATTCTGTTACGTGGAATCCACTGGGCTTAGAGAAAACCTGACAGGCAGCTGAGTCCCCCATTCAGGCTTCAGTTTCTCCTAGAGCATCTCCTGACATCACAGACACCTCGGCAGAGGCTGGGAGCGTGTTCGCCCCTATTTTCATTGCTTAGACCCTAACTAAGCTATTTGCTGTTGCACATGAAGCACTGGGAACCCTGATGAACGCATGACCTGGCTGACAAATGAGGAAGGAACTGATTGGCAGAAGGCGCGTGGGTGACGTTTTGGTACCTTTTTAAGTCTATAGATACTGATTTCAGAATCATGaaccatactttaaaaaaataataaaaagctttACGGTGCCTCTTCAAGCTGACCGGCATTTCAATCATTCGTTACTGAGACAAAACTGCGAGTGGCTTGAGACGTGCTTACTTGAGAGGCACCCAATCTCCCCATGGGATACGGCTGCGTTGTGCTCGGCCAGTGGAGTCCCCTTCTGTTCATAAGCACTCTGCCCAGGCAATCTCCATTCCTTTGTGTTTGGAATTCACTCACACTCTGTCCAAAATAGCAGGACTGTGTTGTCCCCTTGCAAGGGCTGCCTTTTTGCAGGAGTGTttggggctggagggtgggggtgggagtggggagggtggttTAACTGTTAAGGTTGTGATAGCTTGTTATGTTTGGGGGGGGTtctctctagggcaggggtgggcaaactttttggcccaagggccacatacGGGTTGCATAACTATATGGAGggttgggtagggaaggctgtgcctccccaaacagcctggccacCACCCCCATccgacccctcccacttcccaccctctgactgcccccctcagaactcccaacccttccaaccccccctgctccttgtcccctgaccgccccctcctgggacccccaacTCCTatccatcccccctgctccctgtctcctatccaccccctcccacttcctgccccctgactgcccccctcagaactccaatccatccaaccccccctgctccttgtcccctgaccacctcctcctgCCGGGGTCCCCcgacccctatccaacccctctgctccctgtcccgagtgccccaacccccgccccctgacagccccctgggactcccaccccctatccaaccgccctctgctcctcatcccatgaccaccccttcctgggacctcctgCCTCTAGCTacaccccccaggaccccacccccttatccagcttccctgctctctgtcccttgactgccctccTGACCTCTATCCACAaccctgcccccagacagaccccctgtgacgcccactcccaaccctccctgttcaccatcccctgaccaccacccccagaacctctgccccatccaaccgccccctcctccctgactgcctcccaggaTCACCcgctcccttacccaaccccctgctccgcGCCCcctatcagcagcaggagctcagagacgTGACACCAGGCTagagccagctgcgctccccacactgcccagcgGAAGCAGCGGGCCAGAGCGCGGCCCGCGTGGTGGCATGGCTGCGGGGAAGGGGCCGGGGACTAGGCTTCCCGGCCGGGAGCTCAGGAGCCGGGCACGGTAAATGGTCCATACATTGTGTAGACCTTGCTGGGTCTACATCATACTACTTTTATCCACTGGGGCTTGTTTACATGGTAGGGTAATGGGCTGTCCAGGGGAGTGATTTCTAAAACACACTAACATGTTGCACATAAACTGGTCCAtttagaccctgctggtgtgctttaacatagtgcCGTTACACAGAACAATAATGTACACCACATTAGTGTACTTTAGAAATCACTTCCCTGGAGAGCCCATTACCCCACCAGGTAAACAAGGCCCACGTGGACAAAAATCAGAGCTTTTACagccaaattcagctctcagaTTAATGTGAATAGTGTCTGTTGATTTCACTATTTCTTGTACTGAAATAGCACCCAGAGGCCATAATTGGGATCAGGAACCTAttatgctaggtgttgtacaaatgtAAGAGGCAGTTCCAGGCTCCAAAGAACTTACTATCTAATTCAAGATTAGACGCAATAAGCGAGAGTAAAGTTGGAAAGAGAGGACGAAGGTGGCAGAGATAAGAGTGTGAGGTTAGATTAGCTATGTGCACCATGAGATGGTTTCAAGGcagttctttttaaataaatattaaaatacaagtaAACAAAATAGAAAACCAGGAATTCCTCCTTGCAATCTCCCTAGATGTTGTTAGCTGCCAATATCCTATAAGTATCACAGAAGAAGCAGATCTTGAGGGGGAATTGGAAGGGTAGGGGACGTGAATGGGCTCATTTGTCTattctgaagacagaatttggcaGTAAAATATTTGGGAGGTGAATTTAAAATCATTTCTCTAGGGTTTTGAAACAAGATTGGCTTATGAAAGTTTGAGGATTTAAAAAGATAGTACTCTGCAACTGGAGAATGTTTCTCTTCCTACATTTGTCTTTCTGAGTAGTTACATTTCGAACTTTGTAATTTCAGGTTGAtgaagagaagagtgaaagagAGGAATTGCTGGACCCTGTAATTTCCTTCAGTAGCTCTACCTGCAGCCCTTCTGGTAAACCCAGCAATACAAGGATAAGACCTGAAGAATTTTCCACTGATGACTCCGATGAAGCACATCAAGCCTTTGATTTAAGTAAAGTTTCACAGAGTGACTCTGCATTTTCACAGACTGAATTTACAGAGAACCAGGAAAATGAACAGCCAGCGATTATTAGTAATGATACTGTCATTTCCGAGGGAAAAAAGACACTGGACAGCATCACTCTCTCTGCAGAGGATAAAGACAATTGCCAGGTTGGTGGTGATGAATCACTATGTCTCTGTGAAGCAATTCAATTAGAAATGAATATGAAGAGCACAGAACACAATAGCCCATGTGGAAAAGGGAAAGAATCATATGATCCATTAGAAAaccagggagaagaggaggaggaagattttGACTATGAAAGTATAAATGTAGAACCAATTGATTTAGCACTTTCTGAAAGTAATGATGCTGATCTGGAACATGAAGATATGGACCAGGATCCAATCAATTTAGTACTTCCTAAGGAAATTTGCATACCGGACGAGAGCAAAGCAATTAGTCGAGTTGACTTGGAAGAACCCTTTGATAGTGTATTAACTCTAACATTATCACCTGGTGCAAGTCCTGTCCAGGATGTACCTTCTGATGAAATAACACAATCTGCAGATGCACTTCCAGAGAACCAGGAGGTCACTGTCAAACCAGCTGAAGAAATTAATGATGCAGATATGGAACATGAAGATATGGACCAGGATCCAATCAATTTAGTACTTCCTAAGGAAATTTGCATACCTGACGACAGCAAAGCGATCAGTCCAGTTGACGTGGAAGAACCCTTTGATAATGTATTAACTCTAACATTATCACCTAGTGCAAGTCCTGTCCAGGATGTACCTTCTGATGAAATAACACAATCTGCAGATGCACTTTCAGAGAACCAGGAGGTCACTGTCAAACCAGCTGAAGACATTAATGATGCAGATATGGAACATGAAGATATGGACCAGGATCCAATCAATTTAGTACTTCCTAAGGAAATTTGCATACCTGACAAGAGCAAAGCGATCAGTCCAGTTAACTTGGAAGAACCCTTTGACAGTGTATTAACTCTAACATTATCACCTGGTGCAAGTCCTGTCCAGGACGTACCTTCTGATGAAATAACACAATTTGCAGATGCACTTCCGGAGAACCAAGAAATCAGTGTCCAACCAGCTGAAGAAATTAAGTCATTAGCACAAAGTGATTCAGTAGAGAACAGTTGCATTTCTCAGGAAGACAGAGGAAGTGATTCTGCCAATTACACTTCTCTGAGTATTAAAGACTCAAATCAAGTACAAAGCAATACAGCAACTCAAGGAGAGCAAAAGAAGCCTTCTGCTGACACAACCGAGCTGCTGAACAAATCTTCAGGAGCAAGTGAAAGCCCAGGCCTAGTCTTTAAAAATACACACTTGGAAGCTGACTCTGAAGCTGAGAAAAGCTGTGACAAATTTAAGAATACCAGAGTCTGTTCTGTTACTAAAAAGTCACCATGTAATGATGAATTAAACCAGATAACTATGGTTGTTACACATGGAGAAAATGAGGCCTCTCTTTGCAAATCGGTAGAATCCGCTTGTATCTTATCAGTGGATAATGAAAAATCTTTTGCTAAAGAACATTTGGACTTGAAACAAATTCATGTGGTAAACCATCAGTATATGCACAGTCTTATTTTGAGTGAGGAAGAGACAAGTCCAGCTGCCGAGCCCACTCATACTGACCCAGGACTGATGACTGGCTCTCCTTTTCAGCAGCGTGGCAGCCTTATTAGCAGACAGACTGAACTGCCCAAAAGTATATTAGAGCCAAGTGAACGTGATCTGGTGCTTTGCAAAGATATGACTTCTGACCACACTGATCAAAGAGATGTTACGGAAATGTGCTCCATCTCTGAGAGTCAAACACCCTTGTCTGCTGGGGACGACTCCTCATGTTCTTGTTGTACAGAACGACCAAAGAAAGACAAATTTCTAGAACACGGAACCCCTGTAGGTAAAAGAGCAGACTTACTGGGGAGTAAGGAAGAGATTTCTCCAACTGACAAGCCCACTTGTACTAATCCAGAATTGTTGACTGCGGTTGCTTTTCAGCCACATAGTATCCCCATCAGCAGAGAGACAGATGTGCACACTAGTTCAGTGAAGCAAAGTGAAAAGAATCCAGTATTTTCCAAAAGTATGAATTCTGACCACATTGATCAAATAGCTGTGATGGAGATAGCTTCGTCTGCTGTGGAAGACTTCTCAGGTTCCTGTTACACAGAACGGGTGAAAAAAGACATGTTTTTAGAACATGAAATCCCTGTTGGCAAAGTAGCAGACTTAGTAGAGAATGATGACAAAGAAGAACCCACATCATGTGAGGAATTTGATCTCGGAAGCACTAGTCCTGCTGCGAGCACTGCATCTGTcttagaagaggaggaggaggaacagttCGCAGAAGCATATGACCAGAGCTCTGTTTGTGAAATAACAGAACTGCAGAGTGAGTGTATGACGGAGGAACCTAATATGTTTGCTGATTTACATCAAACCGACTCCGATGTCACTAGGGAAGAAATCCCTGTTTCCTCTGTTCAAATGCCTCCATTATGTGCACACACAGACTCTAGAGAGACTCTGGAACTTAGTGATACGGAGGATATTTTGGAGGAACATTTGGCCAACCAAGTTACAAAATTCCCTAACAAAGATAGAGGTGTGCATTTGACTTTTGAAAGTTTATCATATGAGTCTTTCTCTGGAGACTCTGACCAGGAGTACTTTGGAGGTACTGTACCTCCCACAGCTAAATTTAGGGGCTTTTGTGGTACAAGAGCCATTGGTGCGATCCCTGCAACAGCAGTTACAAGGACTAATTACAATGATTCATGTATAAGCTCAGAGAATGAAAACTGGAAGAGTGATGACTGGGACTCCTTGGAAGCAGACAAAAGATTTTCAGTTGTTGAGTCAGGCTGGCCCATTGGGTTTAGAGAAGATGATAGATATGTGCCCCCTTTTGTCAATATTAAAGATGATCAGGGCACTCTGAGGGATTATACAAACTTTATTGTTACCAAAAAACACAAAGCTAAAACTAGACCATTACAGTCTTCCAAGAGACATGACTATTCTGTGGAACGATCTGACTTAATAAGCTCATTGACTAGGACCTGGAAGGTTATTGATGATCTTACCCAGAACACTTTAGATATGGAATGTCTGCGTTTCAGTTATAAgctaaaacaaataataaagagcCAGAAATCACGACTTTCTACCTCCAACAATATCTTTTCAAAAGAGTTTTCTGCCCAGGTCATGGCTGAGACTTTGCCCCTGAGAGAGGCTCCTGAAGCCCCTAGTCTAAATGCACCATCCAGGAGTAGGAGCCCCCTTCTGGTAACAGTTCTGCGTTCAGATGCAAGGCAGCGTAGTTCAAGTTGGCACCTGAGAAATGACACATACACAGATTTTGCTGAACCACCTCTCTTTGTGCCATGGCAGGATAAATTTAGCAATGAAAGAAATGCTGCAAAAGTCAAAAGTCAGGGTCGTGACTATGCTAGTCCTTTACATCTCGGCAAATTAAAATATGATGATAAACTAAAAGAATCCCGGGGGGATATTTCGGTCATTTTAAATGAATATGCTGAGTTCAATAGGGTGATGTTGAACAATGTACATGCGGGTAACAAAGGAAGAAGTCAGAGCCCTACCTCAGAAGAGTCTGCAGGCGAAAGGAAAAACTGCACACGTTTTCCCAAAAGAACAGCCTCCTATGAGAACATGATTAGTGACTTATGCAGCACTCTACACTACAGACTGAAAAGTGTTGTTAAAGAGGCTTGCAGAAATGCATGTATGTTCTACCTGGTTGAAACAGAAGATGATCCTTTCTTTGTGAGAATGAAGGTAATGTGGCAATTTCTAAATCTTCCTAGTTCATTTAAAATTGTGAGTGATCTTGGCGCTTCTTGTAATGTTGAACTGGTACCAATGGCTTGAGCCAGGAATGATGCAGGCGGTCTGTATGCAAGCTTCCTCACACGATTTGGCCAATCCTTCTTAATGCTGACCTGCAGTATCTTCCTGCTGTGTTAGTTGTAGGGGATTTCGGTCCTGATCAGTAACACCCTCTGCTACTTCGTCTTGGCTCTCTGGAGCCATAATTCAAACCAAATCATGCCAAAGTGTGTGATAGTTTAGTGATGCATACACAGAGAGAACTAGGATCAGCGATCACTTATTAATTTTCACTTGTGATCAAAGAAAAGAGGTGGACTTCAGGCATTAAAGGCTAATACAGCTCCTCAGATTTTTTCTGTTCATAATAGTAAAGAAAATTGGCAAACCACACAAAACCATGTGCCAGATGGTTATGGTTTGAGTTTGCTAGGCTGTACCGTGGCAGTCGTTTGTGTATgcttcataatttttaaaaaatgtttatactGGGAAGAATGTGAGGCAGCCTTTGCTCTGCCTTTGTCATGGTTTTGCCAAGTTTAGAAATAATCCTGGCTCCTTGATTGTCCCGGAGTTTCAGGTGGCTTCTCTGGCTTGAAATGCCTTTTTTAGTTTGCATTTGGCACAACTAGGACTGTTTCTGATTTAGGTTTTGCTTACTTGCTCCGGTGACGTGGTGGCCAATTATTTCCACAGAGAGCACATTGCACCAGTGTTCCATAGACTCCACTGTTTGCTTTTGATCACAGTTCAAGACATTTATGAtcgtgcttttaaaaaaaaccttacagTACATGGTTTGATTCCTGTTTAACCTGAGAAACCGGCCTCTCTcatgttacccagggttctttcaacccaaagctcttggtaacttttactctgtgcgaggtggtgtcaggaaataaatcaggggagacacagccATCCGACCGaaagatggctggcacaaacaggacaacacaagggtgctttcacttaaagctaaacttcaCTTAGTCttaagcacttacacatgtccgcaacag contains:
- the TASOR2 gene encoding protein TASOR 2 isoform X2, translating into MSGFPPPPSSLPSWTRAQGRGKTPLLVWTGRTGAGKAPEGSWDHPLPCHDAERQGGAATLRERGGGGETEPPAMGEPRLDGPAPAGTAFHQMPVDSNSLYQTAVSVLHNSYLDSTSRNGFQYSRVTLVENDVFLKEYKTFSQEKEASGYTKEELDETYAFLLFDSEREAKAVCQSGLRINTRSLTTLGDPAKGAYVSKYSDYLHPRPWYHGKSGCIVIFKLIKGKVKFVPENYTANYTNPTPGYDCHISLNINNISLETSHFRAFELSQYYVYEFSSDSVVERPRQLCPYVIIAFQYTEPKIMSTLNHKSIIELENKVYCCPWRGQLSIQGHILCDIALRSPYSAVIPAQLPDKLEIKYIIDVSDLKKKLPEAAFGKSNYTKNEVCYQDIYFSLYEVEISNKDQHKMDPLLENLKEKELAIIKYLQDQGFLILLTSSVLTGDKDFDLDKPISLQALFLFSSSRSVRLTVKKQELNCENELNEISLKVTSILPGLRYAIQEATTCPPEAGIHSSILVKRYFQKFAKLDKNSLAASGRNDNLPLSCALSLNKTESVSPSEKCQKESFSQLQSYISDPSSYSLEMSVALDCLVGNGQSLCSVSDRTCDADFSFVLPPDSVLPDIAAEIRLETEKPKNTPELNQFQEDTKIGMNPAGNLKMQQNKRKSSRAIVTSTKKKWAPFKILSVVDSNRKGTTKKKMNVSFPFPKKQGLTTNSNEPTLKLANLQFPDKRKRGAEVLSAEFVHRTQSEPTTKGTSSPEDISLDTKKPRKLKQPDEKDVQTSDKVAEQTKIRKETLSLSSNEIPSESQGTVSGANETYTQSVTAPDVNLTLKGSNYESHGLNLLADLALSSCIPPLDCKDSRVASPDDLSKERRSLRKRKPSRIASDHEYHRVDKHLKGGSSSSKTENQKLPSPAKSDLRKDLAAIPRDKSPVISSKKNCTSPNSAKAWPLLSKEVLDTSDVSKHSSVASEHSYASQVSEHSKKHTLPKGGQGPAAFRNGAKSANSGPIVGKVLPFRHQQNNTHTQKPFDDLVVKRRRSVLSSRLKEDFSKSHTVKSCDGSVTVTCQWEAEYLFNLDSKYTNNSLEKTVIRALHGPWDPDMPDDVEEMKLILHMWVALFYSKPNKFLSSTRKVVEHSNPEKYVSINSSLDAFELSDDCEGTLDLEKCPADSQSEANQASSTTLDPSELSDDCEGAFGLEKCPADSQSEVNQVSSSIHSTVSYSSEQLLSCDEPSSTSCTKTFSNDDCRDSSSPPLKDGPQEVIIDGCVDIIHVFNKVDEEKSEREELLDPVISFSSSTCSPSGKPSNTRIRPEEFSTDDSDEAHQAFDLSKVSQSDSAFSQTEFTENQENEQPAIISNDTVISEGKKTLDSITLSAEDKDNCQVGGDESLCLCEAIQLEMNMKSTEHNSPCGKGKESYDPLENQGEEEEEDFDYESINVEPIDLALSESNDADLEHEDMDQDPINLVLPKEICIPDKSKAISPVNLEEPFDSVLTLTLSPGASPVQDVPSDEITQFADALPENQEISVQPAEEIKSLAQSDSVENSCISQEDRGSDSANYTSLSIKDSNQVQSNTATQGEQKKPSADTTELLNKSSGASESPGLVFKNTHLEADSEAEKSCDKFKNTRVCSVTKKSPCNDELNQITMVVTHGENEASLCKSVESACILSVDNEKSFAKEHLDLKQIHVVNHQYMHSLILSEEETSPAAEPTHTDPGLMTGSPFQQRGSLISRQTELPKSILEPSERDLVLCKDMTSDHTDQRDVTEMCSISESQTPLSAGDDSSCSCCTERPKKDKFLEHGTPVGKRADLLGSKEEISPTDKPTCTNPELLTAVAFQPHSIPISRETDVHTSSVKQSEKNPVFSKSMNSDHIDQIAVMEIASSAVEDFSGSCYTERVKKDMFLEHEIPVGKVADLVENDDKEEPTSCEEFDLGSTSPAASTASVLEEEEEEQFAEAYDQSSVCEITELQSECMTEEPNMFADLHQTDSDVTREEIPVSSVQMPPLCAHTDSRETLELSDTEDILEEHLANQVTKFPNKDRGVHLTFESLSYESFSGDSDQEYFGGTVPPTAKFRGFCGTRAIGAIPATAVTRTNYNDSCISSENENWKSDDWDSLEADKRFSVVESGWPIGFREDDRYVPPFVNIKDDQGTLRDYTNFIVTKKHKAKTRPLQSSKRHDYSVERSDLISSLTRTWKVIDDLTQNTLDMECLRFSYKLKQIIKSQKSRLSTSNNIFSKEFSAQVMAETLPLREAPEAPSLNAPSRSRSPLLVTVLRSDARQRSSSWHLRNDTYTDFAEPPLFVPWQDKFSNERNAAKVKSQGRDYASPLHLGKLKYDDKLKESRGDISVILNEYAEFNRVMLNNVHAGNKGRSQSPTSEESAGERKNCTRFPKRTASYENMISDLCSTLHYRLKSVVKEACRNACMFYLVETEDDPFFVRMKSLLKKSGHTEIEPLDFCKTQQLETDRLIVIIRNEDISLHIHKIPSLLRLKHCPNVTFAGVDSPEDITDHTYQELFHMGGFVVSDDEVLETVTLGQLKEIVKTLEKLNSHGKWKWLLHYKESKKLKEDIRVDSTAHKKNWILKSCQEANTMEVLHYHQCDSKSCPKSEHLKCLLNLQVQQISARFAVYLTDKPGVSREVFESKGILVTDVSNFAGTVQNVVAPFQSSCWL
- the TASOR2 gene encoding protein TASOR 2 isoform X1 is translated as MSGFPPPPSSLPSWTRAQGRGKTPLLVWTGRTGAGKAPEGSWDHPLPCHDAERQGGAATLRERGGGGETEPPAMGEPRLDGPAPAGTAFHQMPVDSNSLYQTAVSVLHNSYLDSTSRNGFQYSRVTLVENDVFLKEYKTFSQEKEASGYTKEELDETYAFLLFDSEREAKAVCQSGLRINTRSLTTLGDPAKGAYVSKYSDYLHPRPWYHGKSGCIVIFKLIKGKVKFVPENYTANYTNPTPGYDCHISLNINNISLETSHFRAFELSQYYVYEFSSDSVVERPRQLCPYVIIAFQYTEPKIMSTLNHKSIIELENKVYCCPWRGQLSIQGHILCDIALRSPYSAVIPAQLPDKLEIKYIIDVSDLKKKLPEAAFGKSNYTKNEVCYQDIYFSLYEVEISNKDQHKMDPLLENLKEKELAIIKYLQDQGFLILLTSSVLTGDKDFDLDKPISLQALFLFSSSRSVRLTVKKQELNCENELNEISLKVTSILPGLRYAIQEATTCPPEAGIHSSILVKRYFQKFAKLDKNSLAASGRNDNLPLSCALSLNKTESVSPSEKCQKESFSQLQSYISDPSSYSLEMSVALDCLVGNGQSLCSVSDRTCDADFSFVLPPDSVLPDIAAEIRLETEKPKNTPELNQFQEDTKIGMNPAGNLKMQQNKRKSSRAIVTSTKKKWAPFKILSVVDSNRKGTTKKKMNVSFPFPKKQGLTTNSNEPTLKLANLQFPDKRKRGAEVLSAEFVHRTQSEPTTKGTSSPEDISLDTKKPRKLKQPDEKDVQTSDKVAEQTKIRKETLSLSSNEIPSESQGTVSGANETYTQSVTAPDVNLTLKGSNYESHGLNLLADLALSSCIPPLDCKDSRVASPDDLSKERRSLRKRKPSRIASDHEYHRVDKHLKGGSSSSKTENQKLPSPAKSDLRKDLAAIPRDKSPVISSKKNCTSPNSAKAWPLLSKEVLDTSDVSKHSSVASEHSYASQVSEHSKKHTLPKGGQGPAAFRNGAKSANSGPIVGKVLPFRHQQNNTHTQKPFDDLVVKRRRSVLSSRLKEDFSKSHTVKSCDGSVTVTCQWEAEYLFNLDSKYTNNSLEKTVIRALHGPWDPDMPDDVEEMKLILHMWVALFYSKPNKFLSSTRKVVEHSNPEKYVSINSSLDAFELSDDCEGTLDLEKCPADSQSEANQASSTTLDPSELSDDCEGAFGLEKCPADSQSEVNQVSSSIHSTVSYSSEQLLSCDEPSSTSCTKTFSNDDCRDSSSPPLKDGPQEVIIDGCVDIIHVFNKVDEEKSEREELLDPVISFSSSTCSPSGKPSNTRIRPEEFSTDDSDEAHQAFDLSKVSQSDSAFSQTEFTENQENEQPAIISNDTVISEGKKTLDSITLSAEDKDNCQVGGDESLCLCEAIQLEMNMKSTEHNSPCGKGKESYDPLENQGEEEEEDFDYESINVEPIDLALSESNDADLEHEDMDQDPINLVLPKEICIPDESKAISRVDLEEPFDSVLTLTLSPGASPVQDVPSDEITQSADALPENQEVTVKPAEEINDADMEHEDMDQDPINLVLPKEICIPDDSKAISPVDVEEPFDNVLTLTLSPSASPVQDVPSDEITQSADALSENQEVTVKPAEDINDADMEHEDMDQDPINLVLPKEICIPDKSKAISPVNLEEPFDSVLTLTLSPGASPVQDVPSDEITQFADALPENQEISVQPAEEIKSLAQSDSVENSCISQEDRGSDSANYTSLSIKDSNQVQSNTATQGEQKKPSADTTELLNKSSGASESPGLVFKNTHLEADSEAEKSCDKFKNTRVCSVTKKSPCNDELNQITMVVTHGENEASLCKSVESACILSVDNEKSFAKEHLDLKQIHVVNHQYMHSLILSEEETSPAAEPTHTDPGLMTGSPFQQRGSLISRQTELPKSILEPSERDLVLCKDMTSDHTDQRDVTEMCSISESQTPLSAGDDSSCSCCTERPKKDKFLEHGTPVGKRADLLGSKEEISPTDKPTCTNPELLTAVAFQPHSIPISRETDVHTSSVKQSEKNPVFSKSMNSDHIDQIAVMEIASSAVEDFSGSCYTERVKKDMFLEHEIPVGKVADLVENDDKEEPTSCEEFDLGSTSPAASTASVLEEEEEEQFAEAYDQSSVCEITELQSECMTEEPNMFADLHQTDSDVTREEIPVSSVQMPPLCAHTDSRETLELSDTEDILEEHLANQVTKFPNKDRGVHLTFESLSYESFSGDSDQEYFGGTVPPTAKFRGFCGTRAIGAIPATAVTRTNYNDSCISSENENWKSDDWDSLEADKRFSVVESGWPIGFREDDRYVPPFVNIKDDQGTLRDYTNFIVTKKHKAKTRPLQSSKRHDYSVERSDLISSLTRTWKVIDDLTQNTLDMECLRFSYKLKQIIKSQKSRLSTSNNIFSKEFSAQVMAETLPLREAPEAPSLNAPSRSRSPLLVTVLRSDARQRSSSWHLRNDTYTDFAEPPLFVPWQDKFSNERNAAKVKSQGRDYASPLHLGKLKYDDKLKESRGDISVILNEYAEFNRVMLNNVHAGNKGRSQSPTSEESAGERKNCTRFPKRTASYENMISDLCSTLHYRLKSVVKEACRNACMFYLVETEDDPFFVRMKSLLKKSGHTEIEPLDFCKTQQLETDRLIVIIRNEDISLHIHKIPSLLRLKHCPNVTFAGVDSPEDITDHTYQELFHMGGFVVSDDEVLETVTLGQLKEIVKTLEKLNSHGKWKWLLHYKESKKLKEDIRVDSTAHKKNWILKSCQEANTMEVLHYHQCDSKSCPKSEHLKCLLNLQVQQISARFAVYLTDKPGVSREVFESKGILVTDVSNFAGTVQNVVAPFQSSCWL